In Micromonospora inyonensis, the genomic window GAGTGGGGGTCGGTGTCGGCGGCTGCGTGGGCGTGGCCGTCGGCGTCGGCGTCGGTTGCAGCGCCGCGCAGGTGGACGAGAGCACGAAGAAGTCGGCCATACCGGAGATGACGGCGGTCGCCTCCACCAGCGTGGCACCGGCGGGCACCCGGATCCACGCCTTGCTCGTCCCCATGTTGTTCACGATGGCGCCGCCGTCGTCGGGGATGGTGACGGTCAGCGGACCGTCCGGCGTGTCGAAGGTGGCCGTCACCGACTCGAAGACGCCGCTGGTCTCCGGGTCCCCGGGCAGGTTGAACACCCAGACGTCCTCGCCGGGGTAGGGCCCGCCGCCGAGGTTCGGGTCGCAGTTCTGCGGGAAGTCGGTGGCGTTCGAGGGCACGTTGCCCGGGTTGATATCGATCGTCGTCTGGGCTGCTGCGGGTGCTCCGGTCGAGAGCAGCAGCCCGGCCGCGATCGCCCCCACCGCGAGGGCGCGGCTCAGCTGTGTTCGCATCGTGTGTCTCCTGGGCGTGTCGAGAGTTCGTCGGGCGGTGCAGCAGGAACGCTACCGGTGCTTATCGGGCGATTTGCTACCTTGGTCGCCTATAACCTCTTTTGGTGACCGACGGCTGTTCCGCGGAGCCCCCGAACGCGTACGGGTACCGGACCGGGCGCGCGGGAGGACGCACGACCTGCCGAGGGCGTTCGGCCACGGCCGGGACGTCCGGTTGGCCGGTCTCACCCACGCCGCGTACGGCACGGACGACGCGACCGGGGCCGGTCCGCACAGGCGGACCGGCCCCGGTCGGGTGAGGGTGTCAGGGCTTCCAGGAGCCCGCGGCCTCGAAGTTGTGCTGGTACTCGACGACGCCCTTCCGGTCGGCCACGTCGAAGACGACCGTGCCGCTGCGCTTGCTGCCGGTGCGCAGGTTCACCCCCGAGGAGAGCGGGGTACCGCAGCCGGACAGCGCGCCCACCAGTCCGTTGGCGGTCTTGCCGTCCTCGGCCACCCACTCGAAGTAGAACGGGTTCACCGAGGCCGTGCCCTTGATCACCCGCACCGTCACGTCGGCGATCAGGTACAGCCCCTCGTCCGGGTCGGGTGCGAAGGACCGGCAACCCTTGTTCGAGGTGGTGAACCGGGTGATCGTGATCTCGACGGTGCCCTCGTCGTCGGTGATCACCAGCGTGTCGCCGACCTTCATGTTGAAGGTCTCGCCGTCCTTCCCGCTGCTGCTCGGCTGCGGGACTGCGGTGGTCGGGGCAGCCGCGCCGAGCGGCCGGTCGTCGGTCGGTTGGACCAGCGGGGCGGACGAGTTCCGCGGCGTGGCCGCCCGGCCGAGGCCGGTGTCCCGGCTGGCGCTGTCGTCACCGAGCAGCGCGAGGACGATCCCACCGACGCAGCAGAGCAGGAGGACGCCGACCAGGACGAGGATCACGATCAGCGCGGCGCTCTTCCCGCCGGAGCCGGTCGACGGCGGCAGGGGCAGGCCGGGGTACGGCCCGGCGGGGCCGGGTGGGTAGGACCCCATCGGCGTCGGCCCCGGCGTATAGGGCACGCCGGAGGCGGCCGGGTGCCCCGGTGCTTCCGGATAGCCGGGTGCCCCGGAGCTCGGTGGCGGATAGCCGGGCGCCCCCGAGGTCGGCGGCGGATAGCTGGGCCCTCCCGAGTGGGGTGGCGGGTAACCGGGGGCACCGGAGGTCGGTGGGTACTGCGCGTCGGGTGCCCCGCTGGTCGGGTGCGGGGGCACCGGCGTGCTCTGCTCCGGCGGATACCCCGGGTACGACGAGCCGGCGCCCGGCGGCCCGGGGTGCGGCGGTGGCGCGGAGGTGGGATCCGGGTAGAACAGCGGATCGGGGTACGCGTA contains:
- a CDS encoding DUF4352 domain-containing protein; translated protein: MKVGDTLVITDDEGTVEITITRFTTSNKGCRSFAPDPDEGLYLIADVTVRVIKGTASVNPFYFEWVAEDGKTANGLVGALSGCGTPLSSGVNLRTGSKRSGTVVFDVADRKGVVEYQHNFEAAGSWKP
- a CDS encoding LPXTG cell wall anchor domain-containing protein, with product MRTQLSRALAVGAIAAGLLLSTGAPAAAQTTIDINPGNVPSNATDFPQNCDPNLGGGPYPGEDVWVFNLPGDPETSGVFESVTATFDTPDGPLTVTIPDDGGAIVNNMGTSKAWIRVPAGATLVEATAVISGMADFFVLSSTCAALQPTPTPTATPTQPPTPTPTPTATPTQPPTPTPTATPTQPPTPTPTATSSVQPTPTKTHLPVTGVSSSSTLVPLVTLGVGAILMGATLLGLRRRRG